tctttatcggtcaaaccgcataacaacatacgttgttccctttgtcatcggtatgttacttgcccgagattcgatcgttggtatcatcatacctagttcaatctcgttaccgccaagtctctttactcgttccgtaatgcatcatcccgtgactaactcattagtcacattgcttgcaagtcttatagtgatgtgcattaccgagagggcccagagatacctctccgatacacggagtgacaaatcctaatctcgatctatgccaacccaacaaacaccttcggtgacatctgtagagcatctttataatcacccagttacgttgtgacgtttgatagcacacaatgtgttcctccggtattcgggagttgcataatctcatagtcagaggaacatgtataagtcatgatgaaagcaatagcaataaaactaaatgatcattatcctaagctaacggatgggtcttgtccatcacatcattctctaatgatgtgatcccgttcatcaaatgacaagacatgtctatggtcaggaaacataaccatctttgattaacgagctagtcaagtagaggcatactagggacactctgttttgtctatgtattcacacatgtactaagtttccggttaatacaattctagcatgaataataaacatttatcatgatataaggaaatataaataacaactttattattgcctttagggcatatttccttcagtttgaTCTAACAACCTAAGAGGGAAGAAAATAACGTTAAGAGAGGGCCTACAATCCAACGTACGTGCACCTCATCTCTAACTAATGCGTCCTGATTGGGGGCATCCAAACCAACTCATGGTTTAGGTCCCCTATTGCACAACACTATATAAAAGGGATACGGGAAAGAGCTGGGGCTCTGCGTGGTCATTCATTCACGTCAGGTTCACTCCCTAACCAATCAAAGGTTGTGCTGCATCAACAAGAAAACCTAGCCATCTGACCGCCGTCACAGGACAGTGCTGGTGGCGGCCTGAGGGGATGAAGACTCCAAGAGGTCGTCTACATCGACTACATCATCCCTTCATCTCGCCTACGTCAAGAAGGCGACTATGTCAACTTCTATCACAAGTAAAGAATCCTGAAACCCTCTTTTTATGCGATTATGTGTTCTCAGATGCAACCACATAATACTCTATGCAAATAATTTAACATCTATTTGTTTGGCGCATAAGCCTCATTCGTAGTGTTGCTAAACTCACCTCCAATATTCCTTGCACGCCGATTGCAACTCAAGATGAATGAGTTCATCTCGCCATGCCAGAGCGTCTTTTATCAAGAAAAGATCAATCCCTAAAAAACTTCATGTGTGTGACTCTTAAAGCGAATAAATCATCGGCCCTCATGCTAAAAATTAATGTTGCAATAGCTTTCGATCGCATACCCTGTGAATTCCTTCTTTTATAGATGAGAGAAAAAACAACTCCGGGAGAAGGGAAGAGGAGGAGTGTATTTCTCCCATGGGTCGaaggaaaggaaaaaaaatgCTGGCATGCCAGTATGTATACCGTATTACACAAATAAAGTTGGTAGGAAAACATGGATATTGTTAATCTCAATGGAGAAAAAACAAAGTTACATGATGCCAATAGTAAAATTACACTCTGTGGCCTACTAGTGTGGCCAGTCTAACTGTGGCAATGTGTGCCCTGCTAATTCGCAGGGTCTCGGATGGCTCCTGATTAATTACTCCCGTGAATTACACCGTGAGATACCTCTAGTTAAGCTAGGTGGTCGGATTCTCTTCACGTTCATCATGCATGATGGCAGAGGTGTGTGGGTGGTTGGCGGCGAAGCCCGTGCCCTCATAGAAACATACGCTGCTAAGGACATAGCTTTTGCGCCAGCCACGCCTGCCCTTGTCATCGTGCCTTCTCGGTCTTTGTCGCTCTGATATAATTCATGTCTGAGTAGCATGTGTCCTGCTTGGCTTGGACTTCTCGATGACCTGCTAACTGCTTTGTCGGGGAATGCAAGGGCACCGAAAGCGTGAGTAATTTTTTGAGAAGACCGGCGTCAGTGAAACATAACAAAATACATCGGTGAACATGGATCCACATACACCCGAATgaataggaaaaataaaaaaaagcaaATACAAATATTTCTGTTTTTTCTTAGAAAAAATGATCGAGTGTTCTACTCACTTGTGGAGTTTGGTGATATCCTGGTGTTCTAGACAAAAAGGCATAATTAAATTGTTTTCGCCATGTTTAATTAAATGCATAAAATGTGTGTTCATAAATCAGGATTTAAAAATAGAGTATCCATGTAATTTTAGAAAAGAAACAAGAATAAGTAAAAaacaaaaagagaaaaaaaagaaatagAGGTAGAAAACCGACATATTACTCGGTCTTACGCAGCTCTAATCCACGGGGTAGCGAGAATTAAAGAGCCCGGCAACATGCATTGGCCAGCCAATGTTGATCATCCAGTTAGCTAGCAATATCTGGACCATGTAGAGGAGCTTGCAAATACAAACTGGTTTTCCTTAAGCCCCGATCCTTTTTGGATAACAGTGGTGTCTAAGTAAGCTTATGTGCTACAATACAAATAAACACCGATACTTAAGAAATTACCGGTACCTTTTTACAAATATACCTCACTAAAGACCTTGCATTGCGTTGTACAAGGCCTTATCACTTACAATGAACAATAGGTAGCGTTTGATGAGAAGAGAAATCCAGGAGCATCAACTCAATCGACATCGATCGATCGGAGAAGCAGGTATATAGGTAAGCCAAAATCAGTAGAACTGGACGTTGGACCCGTAGGCTTTGTCCGGCCGCCAGTAGGCCGGGATGACACTGTTGGCCACCAGCGTCTTGCCGGAGTCGCTGGTGATGCGCATGGAGAATGGCCCCTGCAGCGGGCGGCTGGTGTCCATCCGCCAGATGGATCCCCAAGAGCGGCGCATCGGCTCCCAGGACCCCGTGGGGCGGCCGTTCCTGGTCTGCATGAGCTCCATCCGCACCACGGTCCCGTCCACGTTGGCGTACTCCACGAGCACCGCGAGGTAGTTAGGGTTGGAGCCGCGCTGGACATGGAAGGTGACCTTCATGCCCGGGAAGTTACAGCGCACCCTCCTGAACTGCATGTCGATGATGCCGGCGTGGCGGAGCTTGTCGTTGAGGCCGTTCTTGGCCATGGCCCCGAACGCCGTGCCGCTAAGGTCGAAGTGGTACCTGGCCACGGGGTAGTAGTTCATGTCGGTGATGACCACCCTCCTCGGCTGGCCGGAGCAGGAAGGGTTGTTGGCGGCAACGCATCGAATCTGAAGGACGAATACATGCACATGCATGGGAGGTTTGAGTTTGACCAACTAATTTAACCGACACTGTCTGGTGTGGGATTAATTAATGCAGTATTACGTACGTACCTCGTAGCAGCTGCCGcagccggcgccgccgtcgaagAGAGGCTCGTTGCCGCAGGACGTCATGGAGGAGAAGGGGTACTGGTTCACGTTCTTGAAACCGCAAGCACCGCCTGCAAATCCATCCGTAGATCAGCACTATTACTAGCACTACGTACATAGTTGATGCATGAAAATGTGCGCCGCCATGGGAGCATAGATATGGGCGTACCGTTGTCCATGGGGCCGGCGCCGGTGGGTGCTCCGTACCAGGTGGCCTTGGCGGGGAGCCAGCCGGAGTTGTAGGATCTAGCGGCGGCGGTGTCGTAGTTGGCCGCACAACGGACGGACGTGACGAGCACGGAGAGGAGTGCCACAAGCACAAGGACAATGGCATTGGTGGAGATGCCAGCCATATTGGTCGACTATGAACCTTCTTGCTAACCTTGTAGGATATATGTACTATTCCTGTTTGTTTGTGTTGTGAACTTGTGATGGCTGGACGGGATGACATTGCCTGGGCATTTATAGGCAGGCCAATAGGCGAAATGAGGTGAGAACGACGAGTCGGCGCAAGTTGCAGTTGCACCCGACGAGACGACTACGCGGATGGCGTGTTTAGGGCTACAGGCTCACATGGCTACGGAGGGAATCATAGAGGAATACAGGCACCGGCTGGTTTACGCGCGTCCAATACAATCACATATTGACGGTGATCACCGATCATCCGCTAATCATTTGGGGGGTGCACAAGTCAAGTTGTTGATTGCAGACAAAGTCAGACCATCGTTACATATGCCATAAGACCAGGCCGCACGTTATATCTTCAGGCACTGATTCTAGCCATTTCAGATATTAAAATGTTTGCAAGAAAGTCTGTACTATAGCTATGCTAATCATGTCCTGCTTTCTTTTGTATGAAATGTGGATCGGCCATGTATATTAAAATGTTTGCAAAAAGTCTGTGCTATAGTTCTGCTAATCATGTCCAGCTTTCTTTTGAGTATGATGAAATATGGATCCGCTATGTATAACCAATTATAGTCCTTTAAAAAACAACTTATACTAAATTTTGATTCTTGATCGGCCAATTTTGTACGTGCATGCATGTAAGCTCCATCATTGATTTCTCACTACTGCAGAATGTGCTATGGATCCAACGCGTATGCATGTAAGCACCATCGTCACCACCAACATACAAACGACG
The sequence above is a segment of the Aegilops tauschii subsp. strangulata cultivar AL8/78 chromosome 6, Aet v6.0, whole genome shotgun sequence genome. Coding sequences within it:
- the LOC109767002 gene encoding expansin-B2, whose amino-acid sequence is MAGISTNAIVLVLVALLSVLVTSVRCAANYDTAAARSYNSGWLPAKATWYGAPTGAGPMDNGGACGFKNVNQYPFSSMTSCGNEPLFDGGAGCGSCYEIRCVAANNPSCSGQPRRVVITDMNYYPVARYHFDLSGTAFGAMAKNGLNDKLRHAGIIDMQFRRVRCNFPGMKVTFHVQRGSNPNYLAVLVEYANVDGTVVRMELMQTRNGRPTGSWEPMRRSWGSIWRMDTSRPLQGPFSMRITSDSGKTLVANSVIPAYWRPDKAYGSNVQFY